The genomic interval AAGGTTAAAAAGCAGCTCGTCAAAAATGCTCACTTTTAGCTTTCGGGTAAAATCGTAGCGAATGCCAAAACGGTTTCGTAATCGTGTGATGTCTGATTGATGATTGTCAAATATCCGGTATTCAAGGGCTGACCTATCTACTATATAAAAATTTTTCAGGATCTCGTGTTGTAATTCAACTGCTACCGAAAAACGAATTTCACTGTTTGGTATAGCTGTTTCGTCTGCCTGCTCTTGTATGATTTTATAATTTGAAAAATAAGCGAATGGCGAAATTGAAAACTTTACATCTTCACTGTGTTGGTAATGCACCCAGTTCCTGTAAGCAAACATCAAATTATTATCAAATATATTCTCGTTTTCAAAGCCGTTTTGTCTCCTATGCTGAAACTCGTTAACTATTTTGAATTTTTCGCCGACTGGAATGCTTAACGTACCTCGAAACCAAGCATTGTAATGATGTTGTGCCTGTAAATTTTGGACAATAGATATCCACATCGCTGTTATCAGCAATTTCCGAAACCAATACATAAACGTTATTATTTAATGAGGCAGCTTCTCTCTGAGAAGACCATAAACCCATGTTCCACCAATGGCACTTAGCAAAGTTACTGCAATAACAGTCGCTCCAGTACCAATCTGTGCAAAGAGTGGACCTGGGCATGCTCCGGTAATGGCCCAGCCCAAACCGAAAATAAGACCACCATAGATTTGACCTTTATTCAATGTTTTAGATGCAATTTTAATGGGTTCGCCGTAAATGGTTTTGATGTTGAATTTTTTGATGAATAAAACCGAAATCATACCAGTTATTACAGCACTTCCAATGATGCCATACATGTGAAAAGATTGTAAGCGAAACATTTCTTGTATGCGAAACCAGCTGATAACTTCTGATTTTACGAAGATGATGCCAAACAATATGCCTACAATCAGGTATTTGATATTATGATACCATTTGTGCTTCAACAAGCTTTCATTTACACACATTGCGTCTAATTCACGATTTTGTAAATCTTTTTCTATATCTCTGTTTTGTTGCATCTCGTGTGGATATTAAAGTGAAAGTATAAATGGTAGGATAAGGTTCGCCATAATAAACCCACCGATCATAAAGCAAATGGTGGCAATGAGCGAGGGTAACTGTAAATTAGATAGTCCCATAATAGCGTGTCCGCTTGTACAACCTCCCGCATAACGCGTCCCGAAACCTACCAAAAAGCCACCGCCTACCATTAAAATAAAGCCTTTAAGGGTAAATAAGACAGACCAGTTCATAATATCTTCAGGTACGAGGTTATTGTAATTGTTTATACCATAACCAGCTAATTCTTTTGCCAACTTTGGGTTGATATGAATAGGTTCAGGATTAGACAAAACATTGATGGCTATCATACCACCTAAGAATATCCCGAATACAAAAACGAGGTTCCAAATTTCTTTCTTCCAATCAT from Fluviicola taffensis DSM 16823 carries:
- a CDS encoding DUF6691 family protein, whose product is MQQNRDIEKDLQNRELDAMCVNESLLKHKWYHNIKYLIVGILFGIIFVKSEVISWFRIQEMFRLQSFHMYGIIGSAVITGMISVLFIKKFNIKTIYGEPIKIASKTLNKGQIYGGLIFGLGWAITGACPGPLFAQIGTGATVIAVTLLSAIGGTWVYGLLREKLPH
- a CDS encoding DUF2490 domain-containing protein; this translates as MYWFRKLLITAMWISIVQNLQAQHHYNAWFRGTLSIPVGEKFKIVNEFQHRRQNGFENENIFDNNLMFAYRNWVHYQHSEDVKFSISPFAYFSNYKIIQEQADETAIPNSEIRFSVAVELQHEILKNFYIVDRSALEYRIFDNHQSDITRLRNRFGIRYDFTRKLKVSIFDELLFNLSGTTHHHFFDHDRLGLNIEYKLLPNLKFDIGYMHITRLSLASTTKGHENNLYLNFTYQLKNLKSK
- a CDS encoding YeeE/YedE family protein, with product MLEFLKQPWPWYVAGPLIGLTVPVLLIIGNKSFGISSSLRHICASCIPANIPFFKYDWKKEIWNLVFVFGIFLGGMIAINVLSNPEPIHINPKLAKELAGYGINNYNNLVPEDIMNWSVLFTLKGFILMVGGGFLVGFGTRYAGGCTSGHAIMGLSNLQLPSLIATICFMIGGFIMANLILPFILSL